In one Nostoc sp. KVJ3 genomic region, the following are encoded:
- a CDS encoding aminotransferase class V-fold PLP-dependent enzyme produces the protein MTSLSVTQTRLHSHREQFPALANKTYFNYGGQGPMPQRAMDAMTETQAYVQQIGPFGNEAYRWIAPQTQAARVAIASELHAPSETITLTQNVTVGCNIAMWGIDWHSGDHILLSDCEHPGVIATTQEIARRFAVEVTTCPLKATLNEGDSVKIIAQHLRPNTRLVILSHVFWNTGQVLPLDKIAEVCRNNHSFLLIDAAQSVGLLPLNLTELGVDFYAFTGHKWLCGPAGAGGLYVRPEARESLKPTFIGLNGIVVDSQSQPVDWLPDGRRYEVSTLAYPLYVGLKEAIAIHQQWGTSQERYEQICQNSEYLWQHLMALPNIKCLRTSPPESGIVSFQLTNNQPQANLKLVQFLDSQNILTRTIADPSCIRATIHYLTLESEIDLLVEAIKNFCKTS, from the coding sequence ATGACTAGTCTTTCTGTCACCCAAACCAGGCTACACAGCCATCGAGAGCAATTTCCCGCTTTAGCCAATAAGACTTATTTCAATTATGGGGGACAAGGGCCAATGCCTCAAAGAGCAATGGATGCGATGACTGAAACTCAGGCTTATGTTCAGCAAATAGGCCCCTTTGGTAATGAGGCGTATCGCTGGATAGCACCGCAGACTCAAGCCGCTAGAGTTGCGATCGCTTCGGAGTTACATGCACCAAGCGAAACAATTACTCTTACCCAGAATGTCACAGTTGGCTGTAATATCGCTATGTGGGGCATTGACTGGCATTCTGGCGACCATATACTGCTCTCAGACTGCGAACATCCAGGCGTAATTGCCACAACACAGGAAATCGCGCGGAGATTCGCAGTGGAAGTTACCACTTGTCCCCTGAAGGCGACTTTAAATGAGGGCGATTCTGTAAAAATTATTGCCCAGCACTTACGCCCTAATACCCGTCTTGTAATATTAAGTCATGTTTTCTGGAATACTGGTCAAGTTTTACCTCTTGATAAAATTGCCGAAGTATGCAGAAACAATCATTCTTTTTTATTGATAGATGCTGCTCAATCTGTTGGTTTGCTGCCTTTAAACTTGACAGAATTGGGTGTAGATTTTTATGCTTTCACTGGTCACAAATGGTTATGTGGCCCTGCGGGTGCTGGTGGTTTGTATGTTCGACCAGAAGCGCGAGAAAGCCTGAAACCTACCTTTATTGGCTTAAATGGTATTGTTGTAGATAGTCAATCTCAGCCTGTGGATTGGCTTCCAGATGGGCGACGATATGAGGTGTCTACATTAGCTTATCCATTGTATGTTGGATTAAAGGAAGCGATCGCAATTCATCAACAATGGGGAACATCACAGGAACGTTACGAGCAAATTTGTCAAAATAGTGAGTATCTTTGGCAGCACTTAATGGCGTTACCCAATATTAAATGTTTGCGAACTTCACCACCCGAAAGCGGTATAGTCTCGTTCCAACTTACAAATAATCAGCCTCAAGCTAATCTCAAGTTAGTGCAATTTTTAGATTCACAAAACATATTAACTCGGACAATTGCCGATCCTAGCTGTATACGCGCCACCATCCATTACCTGACTTTAGAATCAGAAATTGACCTATTGGTTGAGGCAATTAAAAATTTTTGCAAAACTAGTTAA
- a CDS encoding DUF6960 family protein — protein MSKNIGTWGLYQWFPEYGEHLISSNNIERFKALLPNGKVFHCINEDKDFLTLQYNEDVYDVKTTLYKKVPIPLFSFGKQVQVTNHPDRVNIVRGIEWHFKQNAVMYYLEIDGKLSLKRYWEQELTLINI, from the coding sequence ATGAGCAAAAATATTGGGACTTGGGGGCTTTATCAATGGTTTCCTGAATATGGAGAACATTTAATTTCTTCTAATAACATAGAAAGATTTAAAGCTCTTTTACCTAATGGCAAAGTATTTCACTGTATTAACGAAGACAAGGATTTTTTAACACTACAGTATAATGAAGATGTGTATGATGTAAAGACGACACTCTACAAAAAAGTTCCTATTCCCTTGTTTTCATTCGGTAAGCAAGTACAAGTAACTAATCACCCAGATAGAGTAAATATAGTTAGGGGTATAGAGTGGCATTTTAAGCAAAATGCTGTGATGTATTATTTAGAAATAGATGGAAAACTTAGTTTAAAAAGATACTGGGAGCAAGAATTAACTTTAATTAATATCTAA
- a CDS encoding DUF6745 domain-containing protein, whose translation MINSISQEQETSILEYRQKWFKIGLQIEQTDYHKIKKEINAIHALLGFKEPEIVLVSSPYQALKTLVELDGSSKRIGQPLEKLFDRKISLLKSEIKTKLNEELWFSLKINFLSELNDLFLDRLEIPFWNLLEEKLEVELGNKWDKLSSLLWIEKQLQPQNEWEPSVEFYCNSFSSWANIGEACIYDFCISVLKCEHNPEKWKTFKNLINSCGWILPYENICIISSRPSIIRLDEQNNLHGEHLPAIQFADGFSVYANYGKILGLEQTLK comes from the coding sequence ATGATTAATAGTATTTCCCAAGAGCAAGAAACATCAATACTAGAATATCGTCAAAAATGGTTTAAAATTGGTTTACAAATAGAACAGACTGATTACCATAAAATCAAAAAAGAGATAAACGCAATCCATGCTCTACTTGGATTTAAAGAGCCGGAAATCGTATTAGTTAGTAGTCCTTATCAAGCTTTAAAAACATTAGTGGAATTAGATGGATCGAGCAAGAGAATAGGTCAACCTTTAGAAAAATTATTTGACAGAAAAATAAGTCTTTTAAAATCAGAAATCAAGACTAAACTGAATGAAGAATTATGGTTCTCATTAAAAATCAACTTCTTAAGCGAACTTAATGATTTATTTTTAGATAGATTAGAAATACCTTTTTGGAATTTATTAGAAGAAAAGCTAGAGGTAGAACTTGGTAATAAATGGGATAAATTAAGTAGTTTATTATGGATTGAGAAACAACTTCAACCTCAGAATGAGTGGGAGCCATCTGTGGAATTTTATTGTAATAGCTTTTCTTCATGGGCCAACATTGGTGAAGCTTGTATATATGATTTTTGTATATCAGTTTTAAAATGTGAGCATAATCCTGAAAAATGGAAAACTTTTAAAAATCTAATAAATTCTTGTGGTTGGATTTTACCATACGAGAATATATGTATTATATCTTCTCGCCCAAGCATAATAAGATTAGATGAACAGAATAATCTTCATGGAGAACACCTTCCTGCTATTCAGTTTGCTGATGGCTTTAGCGTATATGCAAATTACGGAAAAATATTAGGCTTGGAACAAACCCTTAAATAA
- a CDS encoding glycosyl transferase → MERPILYLAITNHGFGHATRMASVAATIQKLCPEVLLILVTTAPRWLLECYIEGDFIYRPRAFDLGVVQTDSLTMDKVATLEKLLDIKKHQNSLIASEVNFIRQNRVNLILADIPFLAPGFAKGANIPCWMMSNFGWDFIYRDWGGEFTAVADWISDWYSKCDRLFRLPFHEPMHAFHNITDVGLTGGSPRHSADNLRSLWGITAPVEKTILLTFGGLGLQQIPYENLRRFPDWQFIVFDQSAPDLPNIVKIHDRKYRPVDFMPICGRVVSKPGFGTFAEATLLGVPIVTIPREDFAEAAFIVEGITNYNQHQIITPSEFFQSTWDFLHELPQAPKQSQPIAKDGNEAIAKAVLNYLQTK, encoded by the coding sequence ATGGAACGCCCAATCTTATACTTAGCCATCACTAACCACGGCTTTGGTCATGCTACCCGTATGGCTTCTGTCGCAGCGACAATTCAAAAATTATGCCCAGAAGTTCTGCTAATTCTCGTAACTACTGCTCCACGTTGGTTGCTAGAGTGTTACATAGAAGGCGATTTTATCTATCGTCCCCGTGCATTTGATTTGGGTGTGGTGCAAACCGATAGTTTGACAATGGATAAAGTAGCGACTTTAGAAAAGTTGCTAGATATTAAAAAACATCAAAATTCGCTCATTGCCTCAGAAGTTAATTTTATCCGCCAGAATCGCGTTAATCTCATTTTGGCAGATATTCCCTTTCTCGCTCCTGGATTTGCCAAAGGTGCAAATATTCCTTGCTGGATGATGAGTAACTTTGGCTGGGACTTTATCTATCGAGATTGGGGGGGTGAATTTACAGCAGTTGCAGATTGGATTAGTGATTGGTACTCAAAGTGCGATCGCTTGTTTCGTCTTCCCTTCCACGAACCGATGCACGCTTTTCACAATATCACAGATGTCGGTTTAACAGGTGGTTCCCCCCGTCACTCTGCTGATAATTTACGTTCTCTTTGGGGAATAACCGCACCTGTTGAAAAAACTATTTTATTGACATTTGGCGGCTTGGGTTTGCAACAAATCCCCTACGAGAATCTGCGGCGATTCCCAGATTGGCAATTTATCGTCTTCGATCAATCTGCGCCTGATTTACCTAATATAGTGAAAATTCATGACCGTAAATACCGCCCTGTAGATTTTATGCCGATTTGTGGGCGAGTTGTCTCTAAACCAGGTTTCGGTACTTTTGCTGAAGCTACACTATTAGGAGTGCCTATTGTTACTATTCCACGTGAGGATTTTGCCGAAGCTGCTTTTATAGTAGAAGGCATAACAAATTATAACCAGCATCAAATCATCACCCCATCTGAGTTTTTTCAAAGTACTTGGGATTTTCTGCATGAGTTACCCCAAGCACCAAAGCAATCTCAACCAATTGCTAAGGATGGTAATGAAGCGATCGCTAAAGCTGTTCTCAATTATTTACAGACGAAATAA